A part of Fusarium graminearum PH-1 chromosome 3, whole genome shotgun sequence genomic DNA contains:
- a CDS encoding vacuolar protein sorting-associated protein 4 — protein MSTNFRDRAIAEVQKAITADHNKEYQKAFDLYMSSMELWVKALKWEKNKALKVTMQEKMATYLDRAEKLKQFLANENDPSANGNGKSAMGANGASTSKGKPAAGEDDDSKKLRNALSGAILQERPNVRWEDIAGLEGAKETLKEAVVLPIKFPSLFQGKRQAWKGILLYGPPGTGKSYLAKAVATEANSTFFSISSSDLVSKWMGESERLVKLLFSMARENKPSVIFIDEIDALCGPRGEGESEASRRIKTEILVQMDGVGNDSKGILVLGATNIPWQLDAAIRRRFQRRVHIGLPDQNGRARMFKLAIGDTDTALVASDYNVLASKSEGMSGSDIANVVMKDGKRMLTPCSPGDPEKIEMTYDDVSSEELLAPDVQLKDFEMALDDSHPTVSKDDIARQIEWTNEFGSEASRHWSISVGVSYEIKRRFPCKI, from the exons ATGTCGACCAACTTTCGCGACCGCGCCATCGCAGAGGTGCAAAAGGCCATCACGGCCGACCACAACAAGGAGTACCAAAAGGCCTTCGACCTCTACATGTCCTCCATGGAACTCTGGGTCAAGGCGCTCAAGTGGGAGAAGAATAAGGCTCTCAAAGTTACCAtgcaggagaagatggccaCCTACCTCGACCGCgcagagaagctcaagcaatTCCTCGCCAACGAGAACGATCCCAGCGCaaatggcaatggcaagtcCGCTATGGGCGCTAACGGTGCCTCCACTAGCAAGGGCAAGCCTGCAGCAGGCGAGGACGACGATAGCAAAAAGTTGCGCAACGCATTGTCGGGTGCCATTCTCCAAGAGAGGCCCAACGTGCGGTGGGAAGATATCGCTGGTCTTGAGGGCGCCAAGGAGACGTTAAAGGAGGCTGTTGTGCTGCCCATCAAGTTCCCCAGTCTGTTCCAGGGCAAGCGACAGGCATGGAAGGGTATCCTGCTGTACGGTCCTCCAGGTACAGGTAAAAGTTACCTTGCCAAGGCTGTTGCGACAGAAGCGAACAGTACATTTTTCAGTATCAGCAGTTCCGATCTGGTCAGCAAATGGATGGGTGAGAGTGAAAG ATTGGTCaagctcctcttctccatggcGCGCGAAAATAAGCCTTCGGTTATCTttatcgacgagatcgaTGCCCTGTGCGGTCCCCGTGGTGAGGGCGAGTCCGAGGCTTCACGTCGTATAAAGACCGAGATCCTGGTTCAAATGGACGGTGTGGGCAACGACAGCAAGGGTATTTTAGTTCTGGGAGCCACCAATATTCCCTGGCAACTCGATGCTGCTATTCGACGACGATTCCAGCGTCGTGTGCATATTGGTCTTCCCGACCAAAATGGACGAGCACGCATGTTTAAGCTGGCCATTGGCGACACCGACACTGCTCTCGTGGCGAGCGATTACAACGTTCTTGCTTCCAAATCGGAAGGAATGTCTGGTAGTGATATCGCCAACGTG GTTATGAAAGATGGTAAGCGCATGTTGACGCCTTGCTCGCCCGGCGACCCAGAAAAGATTGAGATGACGTACGACGACGTTTCATCAGAGGAACTACTGGCTCCAGACGTGCAGCTCAAGGACTTTGAAATGGCGCTCGACGACTCGCATCCAACTGTCTCCAAGGACGATATCGCAAGGCAGATCGAGTGGACCAACGAGTTTGGTAGCGAAG cttcaagacaCTGGTCAATTAGTGTAGG AGTCTCGTACGAGATCAAGAGAAGGTTCCCCTGCAAGATTTGA